In Brachyhypopomus gauderio isolate BG-103 chromosome 18, BGAUD_0.2, whole genome shotgun sequence, the sequence ttcagcttgcgagttacttataagatgacccagtcagaaagatctaccggggtggcggcgaacgtaatttgttgagttgggggggggggggggttggggggtggcgaacgtaatttgttgagtggattgcagattggctaccgtgaatgtcaatcaaaatacaaccgtcagtgcagatgtgcgattcatctactactattttatgtgacgcgatctacgcacattccttcgcgatcgaccgacacttccttcgcgatcgacgtaatgagcacccctgcgaTAGACCAACAATAAGCACACGGACATGTAACAACAAGGTTGTAATGGGAGAGTAGAGtccgggaggtacaggagggctagacGAGGGGTGAGGTCTGGAGAGTTAGCAAAGGTCAGAACACGGGAGATCAAACAGTGTATAGAAATGGTCGTTATGCGGCATgtgttggcaatacttcgcaaccaggaagtgcaGAGGAGTGTATAAATAGTGGCTAGAAGGGTGTGGCAATAGGATACAGGTGTGGCTGGTTAGGAAGGGGTGATCAGGTGCTATTCCTGACAACCTTTATCAGAAGGCTATACATTTTGCCTCAGCTTCCCTTCAAGTCCTTTGTACAAATGTACAAAGTACAAATGCACCCATTggtgaaaaaaacatttgcatatCTATATGCAagttataaatacatttaagcCCGTAGATGTAATGAATCTTGAATATTAATTGCAACATATCTGTTATATTAGCAAATACATATAACTGTATGAGGCTTATTTCACTTATCTGTCATTAGCTTTATATGCATTAAATAAACCTCCCACCCCCATTTCACAGTttaactgcccccccccccatgcagctccgtcgacaggggggggacaaccgagtcaaagagcccagcaatttattttttatttaaagtctataattttaaatataatcttgaaatctttcattaatataaaattctgtattcaaaataagctcaatggctaaaatatacatgttttttacctatctgcatagtttccattaagtgcatacacccctgcctcccactgaaaaatggtttgatccagcaccgactgtagccggctggtacccgcccaacagcggaaaatacagtggtggatagttaaagaaaacagaaatctgaagcgcagaaaagaaaggaaaaacatttacctgacgaattttaatgttgcattgttttccaggtttgaaaagtgctggaatttaggctaaagtacttgaaaatgcttgaaattgtaactactttgtttcacaacaaatagctgccggactgaacagttatcttgtattacgttaacaaatacgagcctcttgtaattccaggacgaaacatgagagaacgtgaagaagttaagattgggcgttttgaaaataaacaaccgtTAAATAacgtgataaaaaagcgaattattttgaattatttcgagtatatgtataaatatttaactttattaagtttaacgtgctggtaaatattgaaatggacctttaaagtgacgtacaagtgttttaattccaccttgtaaaggagtatgaaccctgcaaacatgactttcaGCTAGCTCATCTCAGTTGAGACCTGTATGTGTCTCAACTGACAACTGTCTGTGTCTCATCTGATAACTGTGTTTGTCTCATCTGataactgtgtgtgtctctattgACAAATGTATGTGTCTCAACTGACAACTGCATGTGTCTCTCCTTGAGCTCAAGGTTCCTACGGCACTCCCAGGAGGTTGATTGACTGAACCAATAGAAAGCAAATCCTGAAAATATCTCTAACAGTTGCACAttagtcatggtcctgtggtaggaaACTGATCTTGtaaccagagggtcgtgggttcgattcccaggcctgaggccatgagcAAGGCacataaccccaactgctccccaggtgctgggctagggctgcccactgccctGGGCATGTGTGCGCCAAAGCCTCCTagtaatcacttgtgtgtgtgtgtgttctaactgcacagatgggtaaatacagaggacaaatttcgattgcggtgaaaaatcacaattgacaaatatggcacatttcacaaatTCATTAGTTTAAAATTAGTTTTACATGCATTAACTCTTCTCCCACTCACATTTTTGTAAGTAAACAGGCTCCATTTATTTTATTCCAAGTCAAAATGGCCATTACGTACAACAGACTATTCATTTTTTCCTTGTTCTTCAAGGAAACCCATACATTGGCGCAATACAATTGCATTTGAAATGACATGACAAAGGTCTCAGATTTTTGCACAGTAATGTAGTAAAATTACTATCTCCAAAATCACATCTCCAAATTATGGAATAATGGaatcaataaatgtttttaactCTGTTGCAATTAAAACGGCAGCAATTTTTACATTACTAATACATGTTTATAGTATACaagtaaataattatttttgatTCACACATTCAGTGTCTCTCCAGGGTATAACAGAAAACATCAGCAAATGCAACCTCAAACGAAGATTCGAACAAATTTTCTTGCGGATCTGTGAAAGTTTTAGGCCATACATGAGTGGGTTCAGAAGAGGTGGGACAACAAGAATTTCGATTTGGAAAAAATTCCGCAGATGTTTTGGAAATTCATTTGACCCATACCGACTGAACATTACATCAAAGAGCACAGCTAGAGTAAAATTTAGCAGAGACAGAAAATGTGGCCCGCAGGTCTGTATGAATTTCTTTTTGTTGTCACTAGAATTCCTGCTAGCAACAATAAGTCTTTGATATGACAGCAAGACTATTACAGCATGAGCCATAAATACAGAAAGCAAAAAAAGCCCATATACATTGTTGGCTGTACTTGAAATGCAAGATAACTTCACAACAGACCAGTTGTCACAGTACAGTTTGTCTATATGTGATCCACACAATGGCTGTAGGCTTGTAAGAATAAAATTTGGAAGTCCAATAACAAAAGGAAACATCCATGAATAAAGAAGGGCTTTAGTCACTGTCCGGGGCCCTATAGTGTTGTGATATTCTAATGGCTTACATATTGCTACATATCTATCATAAGCCATTATAACTAATGTAGTGAACTCACACATGATCGATGAGTATATAATAGCTGACTGTGTCATACATTCAATATATGATATTACATTGGATGATGAAGACAGATCATGCAAAAATTTAGGATAAAATCCTATTGTCCCATACAGTTCATTTAAACAGAGATtacatacaaatatatacatagGTTCATGCAAGGACTTGTCTAAAACAATTGTAATGATCAATGTAAggtttaaaattattattatgagGTATACAGACAGAGCTAAAAATAGGAAAAAAAAGTTTGGCTTCAAATCTTGCATTCCATCCAAAGTGAGTAAAATATTATATGATTTGTTATCATACACTGAAATCATTGCTGAGATTTAAGTAAACCTTAAAAATACAAAACTTACTGTACCATGTTTAGTTAACAAATCAAGTCTATATCTAATCTGGGGAAAGAAGGAAAATGCTGttgattttaaaatatatatcgATATGGTTATAATAAACCTCAAAAGCAAATGTAGTCTACAGAGATACCCCAGACCTTAGCAACAAAAAATATTCTGGTCTTGTTTACTGCCAAAGCTTTTATATGCTCTATCTGCAGTTAGCCTGTTATTGAGCCAGGACTTATTTGCATATTACATATGCATATGACAAGTTTACCCATGTGTATTGATTCCTCCATTCCTCCATAAAattacattaaaacattaaatTGCACTAAATAAATATTGGCATAAGACCTATCTATGTTAAACCTTGTTGCTGTCATTTTTTTATGGGAAGCTCAAAGAAAATGTAATTTTAATAacttaaatattattttattctGGAGGCTATACATCAGCATTAGTCTTGGCTTCAGGTTGTAATCAAAAGATAACAACTCAGGCAAAAGGGTTCACACAAAATACACTAATTAATCATTAAAACAGTCATAAGTGGGGAGACAGAGGACGAACTACTGGTCTCTTTTGTATGCTtgcacatgtgtgcatgtac encodes:
- the LOC143481525 gene encoding olfactory receptor 52D1-like, with the translated sequence MSISSVPARPPEPLDIDGRLTYIVRELLESRLRRGGLQYLVDWEGFGPEERSWVPARDIPCSSLIMDFHAAHPHFPAPRGSGPLSVYLIIIILNLTLIITIVLDKSLHEPMYIFVCNLCLNELYGTIGFYPKFLHDLSSSSNVISYIECMTQSAIIYSSIMCEFTTLVIMAYDRYVAICKPLEYHNTIGPRTVTKALLYSWMFPFVIGLPNFILTSLQPLCGSHIDKLYCDNWSVVKLSCISSTANNVYGLFLLSVFMAHAVIVLLSYQRLIVASRNSSDNKKKFIQTCGPHFLSLLNFTLAVLFDVMFSRYGSNEFPKHLRNFFQIEILVVPPLLNPLMYGLKLSQIRKKICSNLRLRLHLLMFSVIPWRDTECVNQK